TACTTTGCGGGATGGAGTTATCCTTAACAATCGTTACCGAATTGTTAAGCAGATAGGTCGAGGTGGTTTTGGTAGAGCCTACTTAGCCGAAGATACCCACCGTTACCGAGAATTATGCGTCCTCAAAGAGTTTGCTCCCCAAGTAAAAAGCGATCGCGAATTGAATAAAGCTGAAGAACTATTTGAACGGGAAGCAGGAATACTCTATAAACTGAAGCATAAACAAATTCCTAAGTTTGAAGCACTGTTGCAGACTCGCGTTGATGGCAAGCGATCGCTATTTTTAGTGCAAGAATATATCGAAGGGGAAGATTATTGGGAACTGTTGACCAGAAAGGGACGATTGAGCGAAGCTGAAGTCACTAATATGATGTGGGACTTGCTGCCAGTTTTAGACTATATTCATGCTTCTAAGCTAGTTCATCGTGATATCTCTCCTGATAACTTGATTCGTCGAGAGAGTGATGGCAAAACTGTCTTGATTGACTTTGGCTGCGTCAAAATTGCTGCGAATGCAATTTCTCGCTCAACAGGACAGTCGGTTACCTTAATCGGTAAAAAAGGCTATTCTCCTAACGAACAAACCCTCCTTGGTCATGCTTTTCCCTGTAGCGATCTTTATTCTTTAGCAGCTACGGCGGTGGTTCTTTTAACTGGAAAACAGCCTAGTCAGCTATACAATAGCTATCAAGGAAAATGGCAGTGGGAATCTAAGGCGAAAGTTAGTCCTAACTTGAAAAAAGTACTCAATAAAATGCTGGCAGATAAACCTGGCGATCGCTACGGGTCAGCAGATCGAGTCTTACAAGTTTTAACTAAAGAGAATGATTCGCCAGTTAGCAGCTTTATTTCTAGGGTTCGTACCTTGATAGTTGCTCCAGGAAATTCTGATGATTTTAATTCTAATTCATCTGGCAGCTTTAGATCTAGAACCTACAGCAATATTTCTCGGCTTAATACCAAAGCTATAGCTATTTCTCGTCACTTTTCTCGTATTCCCTTCACGGTTGATTTGAAACGGATTAAACCATGGCATTGGGGAATGATTAGTGCAGGAGTATTTTTGATTCCAGGTTTACTTAGCTTTGCGACAATTAAAGCTAAAATGTCTCAAACAATTGCCTTTAGCTCTAATAATGTAGAACATTCTGTTCTTAGCCAAAATGAACGGGATTTGCAACAGGAGATTTATCAACGGATTGAGTCTTTGAATCTTGATGCCAGTGCTTTTTATAAAGAGGTGGATAGTGTTTTTCACGCTCAACATCCTGAACTAAAAAGGCTACAGCTTACTGAAGGCTCAAAAGATCGGGCTTATCGTCAAATGTGGTACGAAATTGCTAGTAATTTATTAAACAAAAAAGAAAGAAGTAGACAGTAAACTTTGCAGACAATTAAGGATTTACTAGCTTAAAAAGAATAGTAATTATTATGCTCAACAAAATTAAAATTGCACTGAGTAGTCCACCAAACAGCCATTTAATCCAATTGACATCAACTTTAATTCCTGCTATTTCTTGACCTAGCCTGGATTCTACTTTGGTCATCTCTTGACCTAGTTTAGATTCAACTCTATTTATCTCTTGACCCAACCTAGATTCAAGTTTATTTATCTCTATTTTAATTTCATTGATTTGATTCTCTAGTTTTCTATCTATTTGGTCAAAGCGATCGACTATCAATCTTTCAATTTCTGTCTCTTTTTCAGTAGCCATAAAATTATTGTAGCGGTTTTGGCTTTAAATTTTGGCGATCGCGCAATCAGAAAATTATTGTTTTTCACCTTTCTAATGACTTATTTGGGATCTTTTATAGCTATCTAAATAATTTAGCAAAATTGCCTTTACCCAAAAACAATAAAAAAACGCCCAAGTTAGCCTAGACGTTAAATAAACAACAAAAGATGAGTTAATTAAGCTTAGAGCTTTAAAAAATTACTAAGCATTTGCACCTGCAACTACCTCAGAAAGTTCTTGGGTAATTGCTGCCTGTCTGGCTTTGTTGTAGGACAAGGTTAAATTATCCATTAATTCGCTAGCGTTTTCACTAGCGTTGTTCATAGCAGTCATTCTGGCTGCAAGTTCGCTAGCTGCTGCTTCTTGTAAAGAACGCAAAATTTGATTGTTGAGATACAAAGGAAGCAAAGCATCCAATATCTGCACAGGATCTTGTTCAAAAATTGTGTCTTGAGGATATTCTTGAACTTCTGAAGTTACGCTTTCTCTTTCTACGCCAAACTGTCCGCCTTTTGTGGTTAGACGGAAAATCTCATCATCCTTTACTGCTAACCCCTTAGTTGTCAAAGGGAGTAAAGTTTGAATAACGGGCTTGGAAGCAATTAGAGAAACAAACTTGGTATAAATAAGCTCCACTTTATCTACTTCTTCAGCTAAGAAAAGAGACAATAGCTCGTCACCAATTTCTGCTGCTTCAGGAGCGGTAGGAATCTGCTCTAAACCAATAAAGGTTTTTTCAGTAGGAACATTGCGATTACCGAAATATTGCTTGGCTTTACGTCCAATTAAAACATAGGTATATTCAACGCCCTGCGCCTGTAGTTCTTTAGCTCTAATCTCGGCACGACGTATGATGTTAGTGTTATAGCCACCGCACAAACCGCGATCGCCACTAACTACCAAAAGAGCTACTTTTTTGATTTCTCTTTGCTCCAACAGAGGTAGATCGACATCTTCAAACTGAAGTTTACTCTGAATGTTGTAAAGAACCTGTGCCAAGCTATCGGCAAAAGGACGGGTAGAGTTTACCTGTTCTTGGGCGCGACGAACTTTAGCAGCAGCCACTAGGCGCATTGCCTCTGTGATTTTTTTAGTATTTGTTACCGACGCGATGCGATCGCGAATCGCTTTTAAATTAGCCATGATTTTAAAGGATAAATTATAAGGGATGAAGGATCAGGATGAGAATTATAGGAAAAAGGGCAAGTAATTAATCAAATCCTTTACCCTTTAACCTTTACCCATTTCCCTAAAAGTTATGCTGTTGCCATGAAGGATTGTTTGAATTCGTTAATTCCTTCTTTCAAGAGGTTTTCTGCTTCGTCGGTTAATTTTTTCTCAGAAGCGATGATTTCATTATATTTAGGCTTGCTAGTATTTATATAATCACGCAATCCTTGAGCAAATTCACTAGCTCTTTCTACAGGAACGTCATCTAGATAGCCATTTAAACCTGCATATACCCCTGCTACCTGTTCGGCTACAGAAAGAGGTGAGTTTTGAGGCTGCTTCAAGATCTGGCGTAAACGTTGTCCCCGCGCTAGCTGGTTTTGAGTTGTTGCGTCGAGATCCGAAGCAAACTGAGCAAATGCTTCAAGCTCAGCAAACTGAGCCAATTCTAACTTCAGCTTACCTGCCACTTGCTTCATGGCTTTGGTTTGAGCAGCAGAACCAACACGGGATACGGAAATACCAGCGTTGATTGCAGGACGGAAACCAGAGTTAAATAGGTCAGAAGATAAGAAGATCTGACCGTCGGTAATAGAAATTACGTTGGTAGGAATATAGGCAGATACGTCACCCGCTTGAGTTTCAATGATTGGCAAAGCGGTCATACTACCACCGCCTAAGGCATCGCTAAGTTTGGCTGCACGCTCCAAAAGGCGGGAGTGCAGATAGAATACGTCTCCAGGATATGCTTCACGACCTGGTGGACGACGCAGTAACAAGGACATTTGACGATATGCCTGAGCTTGTTTGGTCAGGTCATCATAGATGATCAAGGTTGCTTTACCTTGATACATAAAGTATTCGGCGATCGCAGCACCCGTGTAGGGAGCAAGATACTGAAGTGTTGCAGGGTCATTGGCGTTAGCTGCGACTACTACTGTGTAGTCCATTGCGCCTTTTGACTCTAGGGTGTTAACTACCTGTGCCACTGTAGAAGCTTTTTGTCCTATCGCTACGTATACACAGATTACATCTTCACCCTGCTGGTTAATGATTGTATCCACCGCTACAGCAGTTTTGCCTGTTTGGCGATCGCCAATAATCAATTCCCGCTGACCACGACCGACGGGAATCATCGCGTCAATTGCCGTAATACCTGTTTGCATTGGCTCACATACGGATTTACGGGCAATAATCCCTGGTGCCATTGATTCAATCAAACGGGTTTCACTGGTGTTAATATCGCCTTTGCCATCAAGAGGACGAGCAAGAGAATCAACTACTCTACCAACAATTGCATCTCCTACAGGAATAGAGGCAATTTTACTAGTTGCTTTAACTGTACTGCCTTCTTGAATACCAAAACCGTCACCCATAAGTACGGCACCGACGTTATCTTCTTCTAGGTTAAGAGCAATACCTACTGTACCGTCTTCAAACTCTAGCAGTTCTCCTGCCATTGCCTGTTCTAAACCGTAGATCCTGGCGATGCCGTCTCCTACCTGGAGAACTGTACCCACATTGGATACCTGAACATCCTGCTCATAGGATTCAATCTGCTGGCGAATAATGCTGCTAATTTCGTCTGGTCTAATGCTAACCATAGCTTTTTTTGTATGTAAGAGTTAGTTTTAGTTTATCTCAGTCTAAAGACGCAATCACTCTAAGATCCTGCGCCTAGTTTGTAGTTTATTGATTTAAGCTGATGCTAATACGACGGAGTTGACCACTAATGCTGGCATCAATTACTTTTGAGCCAACTTTGATGATGACTCCGCCAATTAAATCTGGGTCAACGCTAGTTTTTAGCTCTACATCGTGAGCTTCAGTAAGCGACTTTACTTTCTCAACTACGTTCTGCTTTTGTTCTTCATTTAGCTCTGTGGCAGAAGTAACTTCGGCTAAAACGGTCTGATTTAACTTACGTAATAAGCTAAGGTATTGCTCCACAATCGGTTCTAGAAAGACAATTCGTCTTTTATCAACCAGCAGCATCATAAAATTTACTAAGTAAGGGTTTGCGTCGTTACCCAATACCTGCTTTAGCACTGCTTTTTTGTCTTCTCCTTTTACCACTGGATTAAGAACAAAGTCTTTGAATTCTTTCGACTCTGATAGGAGAGAACTTAGAGAACGAAAGGTATCGCCAAACTGGTTAGTTAAGTCGTTTTGCTGTGCTAAAGACATTAATGCCTGAGCATAGGGTTCGCCAACTTCGCTATTAATTAAAGTTCCACTCATTATTAACCTCCTAATTTAGCGATGCTGCTATCGATTAGCTTGCTTTGTGCTTCGGATTCGTTTCTGAGTGCATCCCCCGCACGGGATTTGGCACTTTCTAGAGCTAAAGCTACAACACGCTCTCTTAATTGTGCGATCGCTCTTTCCTGTTCGGAGCTTAGATCTTTACCTGCTGCTTCTTTGAGGCGTTCGACCTCTTTTTCTCCTTGAGCCAGAATGGTTTCTCTGGCTTTTTGAGCATTAGTTTTGGCTTCGGAGCGAATCTTGGCTGCTGTTTCCTTGGCTGACTCTAGCTTCTTCTGTTCTTGAGCTAGGGTTACTTCGGCTTGCTTTTGTTTTTGCTCTACTGCCTTGATTTGCTCGGCAATTTTTGAACGTCTCTCGCTCAGAATCTTGGTTAGTAGGGGTTTACCAAAATAAATTAGTATTCCTACTAAAAGTATAAGGTTGATTAGGTTTGTTTCAAAAATGTTTAAATTTAAACCAAAACCGCCTTCAACCTCTGAGTGCGCTTCTGCTAGAAATAATAAAGTCTCTATCATACCCAGATCTTGAGTTTTGTTATTTTTTTCATTTATGCCAGCTATTAATCAGCTTTACTTAATTAATTCTGGGTCGAGTATTTTTTCTAAGATTTGACGAGACAAAGAATCTACTTGCTGCTCTAGAGTTTCAAAAGCTGTCGCTTTTTGCTGCTCTATTTCTTGAGTTGCTGTTTCTCTTTGGGCTTGAACTTCTTGCTGTGCCGCTGCTATTTTACTTGCAGTAATCTCTTTAGCTTCAGCTTGGGCTTTTTGTACCAGATTTTGAGATTCTCGGCGCGCATCGGCTATCTGTTTCTCATATTCTTGGACTATGCTTTCTGCTTTAGCTAACTTTTCTTTAGAACCAGTATCGCCACCACGAAGATATTCTTCTCGTTCATCCAGCACCTTCATTAATGGCTTGTAAAATACTACGTTTAACAGTGCTGTTAAAAGCAAAAACTGCACTGCCATTAAAGGTAAAGTCGCATCAAAATCAAACATTTTTTATAGGGCAAATTGGATTGAACAATCAAAGTCTGTGGAAACGCTAGCATTTCCACAGACCTTAGAAAAGCTTATACAAAGGGGTTGGCGAACAATAATACTAGAGCAACCACTAGACCATAGATGGTCAAAGATTCCATAAACGCCAAAGTCAACAGAAGAGTACCGCGGATTTTGCCTTCAGCTTCAGGCTGACGGGCAATACCTGATACTGCTTGACCAGAGGCGTTACCTTGTCCAATACCAGGACCAATTGCAGCCAAACCAATAGCTAATGCAGCAGCGATAACGGAAGCAGCTTGAACATCCATAAAATTTTCCTACTTTAAATTTACTGAAAGAACTTAAAAATGAAGTGAAGCGATAAAAATAATCTGCTTTAACACTTCAATAAAATCTAGAAGCTAAATTACTTCTAAAATAAACCTCTTAATCGTGATCTACTAAAGCCTCATGTATATATGCTCCTGCAAGGGTAGCAAATACTAAAGCCTGAATCGCACTAGTAAATAAACCTAGTGCCATCACTGGTAATGGGATAAATAACGGAACTAAAAGCACTAATACAGCAACTACTAGTTCGTCAGCTAAAATATTACCAAAAAGACGAAAACTTAGAGAAAGAGGTTTGGTGAAATCTTCTAGAATTGCGATCGGCAGAAGAATAGGAGTTGGTTCAATATAATGCTTGAAGTACCCTAGTCCTTTCTTTTTCAACCCAGCGTAGAAATACGCCAAGGAAGTGAGCAATGCTAGAGCCACCGTTGTATTAATGTCATTTGTGGGAGCAGCTAATTCACCAGACGGTAACTCAATGAGTTTCCATGGCACTAGCGCACCTGACCAATTTGACACAAAAATGAACAAAAACAAAGTGCCGACAAAAGGCACCCAGTCACGATATTCTTTTTCCCCGATCTGATTTCTCACCAAATCTCGAATAAATTCTAGGACATATTCCATGAAATTTTGGATGCCGCTAGGGATTTTTTGCAAGTTTCTAGTAGCAGCTAAAGAAGCTATTACCAAAAGACCTATTACAATCCAAGAGTTGAGAAAAACCTGTCCGTGAACTGTAAAATTGCCGATTTTCCAAAGAAAATGCTCGCCAACTTCCAATTCTGCCAGGGTATAAATATTTAGAAAAGTCAAAGCACCTAGAATTTCCATATGCCTAGATTGAACAAAACATTAAATTAAAACTGTTCTTGTAGTTTCTTTAAAAATCTCTTAATTTTAAGCGTCACTTTCTAATTTTTCTGTGGAGAAAAAGATTGACTTCACAGTGTAGATAACGATCGCTGGCTTATAAGTTAGAAATCCAAGAAAGACAGGAAGAATGTGCAACTGTTGCCATTTGCTGGCGACCAGTATCAGGATGACAAAAAGTCCTAATCCCTTAGCACCGAGGCGTTGTTGACCTAGGCGTTCAACGTCTTTAGCTAACATTCTCAAATATACAAGTCCGACAACTGCACCAACCAAATAGTTGAAAGCAGTGTTAAGAGAGAAAAAATACCACACAGGAACAAAGATTATTCCTGTCAATGTCAGAGTATTCAACAATAGCGATCGCTGTAGTTGATAGAAATCTGCCATTGAATCATGAGCTTCTAAAAACTTAGAATCTTCAAGGGTAATTTGCTCTTGAACTTGGGATGGTTCGGGAGATTGATTAGACAAAGTTACCTTACTCGAATGCTGACCCATTCTTTATTTTGATTACTGCAACTAAATTTGGCTACATAAATAAAATGTAGCTTAATTTAAGCAACCGCTGATCCAGATGGATTATGCAGTTTACCTTAGCCAAACAATTGTTTACTAGGGTGTTACCTGACATTACTACGAACCTAGTAGCAATGCTTCTACGTCGCAGTCCCCAGCGATCATATCATGGTATTGTAACCAATTATTAAAAATTTCTAAATGCTCGATTAAAAGAGATTTAGTTGAACTTAATAGGTTACATGGTAAAAACTTACGTCTTGGTACTCAATTACGATAATCGTCTTTAGTAGAGCGATCGCTCTACTAAACTAACAAAGTATATGTAGGGCATATTCTTTTAAAAAAAAGAGTATTTTTACTTAAAAAATTTACAATAATCAATGATTCGGACAAAATTTAATCGGTAACGAAATAATAGGTATTTGAACCTTATTTTTAACTCAAATAACTAACGATAAATCAGGCTTTCCGAGCTTTGTTCAAAAACTGTCCGAACTATTGAAAATCAACTCACCATTCTATTAAGCTCATTAAACAACTAGTTTAATTTAGCGATCATAATACAAAAATTATTTTTCCTAACATTTATTTTACTTAATTATGTTTACTTAAGGTTTTTATGTGGGAACAATAAATATGCAACTTATAAAATATGAGTATTAGTAATTATGGGTGTTCTTTTTTCTATTGTTATCTTCTTGATAGGAGCGATATTTCTTCCCATGGGTATAGTAGGCGGTGAAGAGATTAACATACTTGGTCAGATTATTTCTGCGCTAGTTGGTATCTTTCTAATTTTAATCCCGTTAGGTACGTTAGCAGATTAGTAGCAATCAGTAAATGAAAGTGACATTATATAAAACATAAGACACTTAAACTTCGATCAGATTAAATAAAACTAAGTATGTAATTTTTCGCACTTAGCATATACTACCAAGTCTTATTTCATTGCTATCTATTATTCAAGATGATCGCTAGATTTAATTACTGCTTAAAATAATTAACTGTCTGTCAAAAAGCGATCGCACTGCGGTCAAATCTAATTCGCAGCAGGAAGAATGTTCAATGGAGGCAATTTAACTCTGGATCTCCATTCAGTTGACAGCCACCAGATGACTTTAGAATATAATTACAGTAAAGATTGGTAGTCATCTGGCTGAATTTGTTATGGCATTAACATCCCGCGTTGTTCACAGTGATCCCGATATTCTAGGGGGAACCCCTGTCTTTGCTGGGACTCGTGTGCCAATTATAACTCTGCTTGATTATCTTGAGGCTGGCGATTCGTTAGAGATATTTCTAGATCATTTTCCTAGCGTCACTCGGCAACAGGCGATCGCAGCCCTTGAATTAGCAAAGAAAATGCTGACAGCCTATGCGAATTCTGCTTGATGAATGTGTCCCACGACCTTTAAAACGTGAACTTTCTGATTACGAGATCCGTACAGTTGTCGAGATGGGATGGTCAGGAAAAAAGAACGGTGAATTATTACGACTTATGAGTCAAGAGAGCTTCACGATTTTGCTAACCACAGATCAAAATCTGCGTTATCAGCAAAATTTGCAGCAAGCTGGAGTGGCAGTCGTTGTTCTTGTAGCACCCAGCAATAGACTTCCTGACTTACTTCCACTGATGCCAGATGTTCGTAACGTTTTGAATACCGTTGCTCTGGGGAAAGTGATTGAAGTTGGAGATTGCTGAAAGCTATATTGCCTATCAAAAAGCGATCGCCTATGCTAGCCTGAAGCGCATTGCTCTAACTTTATAGGTTTTATTTATGCTTTTGCAATCAATCGTAAACCTCTCGGCGATGTCCAACGCGGTCAATAAAAATTACTTTTTCTTCACGGTTAAATTCATAATATAAGGAGTTAACTCCAGTTTATCCCAAAATTAGGAGTGAAATGATAGCGGATGGCGATCGCCTTAAACCAAAAATCACATCAATAATTTGATATTCAAAACAGTTAACAGGTTTAATTGCGCTTTAAAATAATTAACTGTCGATTAAAAAGCGATCGCACTCCTGCTAAATCTAACTCACAATTAGCTAGAATCTCGCCGACACTAATTTGCTGTTCGCTGTTTTTATCACAGGCAAGCATAAACTGATACTCATCATCACAAAGGTGAACCATCTGGTATTCAAAATCAAGAAAGCTTTGACTGGGAAACCCCTGCATACAGGGACTACATTCGGGAATTGCTGCCTTTAACTTCTGATCCCTTGACCAATCTTCTTTTTCTAGAGGTGGTTTAGCTAAGAAAAACTCATAGTGAGTCAAATTAGGATCTAATAACTCTATTAAACGATATAAGGCGCGATCGCTTAAGTTTTTCGCTCTAGACATCAATTCTGCTGATTCGCCTAAAAAACGATCTAACTGCCAATATTTAGGATTAGAAAAGCCGACAAAATCCAAGCCAGAAGCATCAATTAGATCGAATAACGTCTCGACGTTATAGTCAATTTCCTGGGGATGGACATACATATCGGCAAAGGCTTCATCGCGATGATTTTCTAATGCCCATCTTTCTTTTTCCTGCTTCAAAATGCGATTGTTCTGAGGTAGGTTAGCAAAAATATCTCGACCAACTTTTACCCCATCACGGTAGTCACCGCGCTTGTCTCCTTGAAGAAGAGCGATCGCTTTTTGCATCAAGCTAATTTCCCAGCGTCCTAATTCTGCATAAACAAATATATGTAAAATTCCCCCTGGCTTTAGCTTCTTCGCCAATGCCTGAATACCCTTTTCTGGTTCGGGTAAATGATGCAAAACGCCGACACAGTTAATAAAGTCAAATTCTCCTTCTAGGTTTGTTGCTTCTTCTAACTTGAGATTGAAAAACTTCACTGGTTTAGCGTGTTTAGCAATTACTCCTGAACGATTACAACGTTCTTCTGCCATTTCTAACGCTTTTTCACTCAGGTCAATTGCTGTAACTTCTGCTTCTGGGTTGAGGTGAATCAGATAATCTGTACCCGAACCTGTACCACAACCTGCATCCAAAATACGAATGTCTTGAGTAGCAGGCTTCATTCCCGTACAAAAACTATATGCCGATGTCCAATTCCACCGCCAGTTATAGCCAGGAGGTTCGAGATCTGAAAGGGGATCGGGAGGAAAAGGATAGGTATTATAAAGATTAGCGACGGCTTGGTTAATAGCTTGTGAATCGGTCATATTTTTGAGCAATTGAGAAACTGAGAAATGAAGGAACAGGGATTGATACGCAAATAAGGGAAATGCTTTATCTAAATTACATCAAATCTTTACTGCTAATTTATTTTTAAAATGATTTTTTTATCTTAGCTTGACAATAAATACGATCTGCTTAACAGATAATTAGTTTGCTATAAATAGTCTTTTTAGCGTCAAATTGTTTTGGCTAAAGCAAGTGTTATGTCAAAAAAATATTATTTAAAGATGTAGAAAACTTAGAGGCATTCTATTTTGGCAATAGCGATCGCGTTTATAGCTTTAATGACTTTGCTTAATAAGTAGATTATTTTAAAAGCTTTAAGCTTAGTAGTCTGTCAAAATTGTTTTGAGGAGCAATTGATCTTAATTCTGGTTCAATTGCTTGCTCAATTAGTTTTTAGTTAAACTTGATAAATAAGAAGCTATTAGCTCTAAAAAAAGGTATTGCAATGTATTTAGTCACAGGCGCAACAGGATCTTTAGGACGCAGAATCGTCAGACAATTGAGAGAAAATAATGAGCCTGTCAAAGCTTTTGTTCGTCTTGCTTCCCATTATGGTGAATTAGAAGATCGAGGAGCAGAAATTTTTATTGGCGACTTAAAACAAGAGAGAGATATCGTCAAAGCTTGTCGGGATATTAAATACATTATTAGTAGTCATGGCTCTGGTAGTGATGCTCAAGCTCTAGACTACCGAGCTAATGTTGATTTAATCGATCAGGCTGTGGCTAATGAGGTAGAACACTTTGTCTTTATTTCTGTTTTAGGAGTTGACCGAGGTTATCAAGATTCGGCTACCTTTAAAGCCAAACGCGAAGTAGAAAAATATCTTGCTGCTAGTGGCTTAAACTATACAATTCTACGTCCTTCAGGTTTTGCTAATAATTTAATTCCCTTGGCAGAGAGATTTCGAGATACGGGGATTTATTTCTCGATTGGCGATCAGCAAAATCGCTCCTCTATAGTTAGTACCGATGATTTGGCTAAGATTGCGATCGCTTCGACTCAGATTGAGGCAGCAAAGAATCAAATTTTTGCGGTAGGAGGTTCCGATATTCTTAAAAGAGAAGATATTCCGCGGATTTTTGCGCGTTTGTTTAATCGTGAGCCAATTGTCATTAATCCACCTCTACAGTTATTTGATGGTCTGCGTGCAGGGGTAGGTTTCATTAATCCACAGTTAAATAAATCATTAGGTACATTACGGACTCTTTTGGCACATGAATTTTTCTGTACTAATGATGAGATTGCGCGCCTAGAATCTGTCTTTGCTATAAAAATGGAATCATTAGAAAGCTTTCTGAATCGCTATGTCGGGCAATAATAAAACCTAAAACTAATTGTTCATTGTTTAATGTCTCAGCCAGCTATTTATCTTGCGGTAACCAGCCACGGTTTTGGTCATGCTGTGCGGACAGCAACGGTAGCCGAGAAATTGCAGCAGTTACGTCCTGACATTCCTCTAATATTTGTCACGGTTGCTCCTGAATGGTTACTTAGATCTTATGTGCCAGGGGAATTTGTTTACCGCCAGCGCGTTTTTGATGTGGGGGTAATTCAAAGTGATAGTCTGACTATG
This DNA window, taken from Pleurocapsa sp. FMAR1, encodes the following:
- a CDS encoding SDR family oxidoreductase, translating into MYLVTGATGSLGRRIVRQLRENNEPVKAFVRLASHYGELEDRGAEIFIGDLKQERDIVKACRDIKYIISSHGSGSDAQALDYRANVDLIDQAVANEVEHFVFISVLGVDRGYQDSATFKAKREVEKYLAASGLNYTILRPSGFANNLIPLAERFRDTGIYFSIGDQQNRSSIVSTDDLAKIAIASTQIEAAKNQIFAVGGSDILKREDIPRIFARLFNREPIVINPPLQLFDGLRAGVGFINPQLNKSLGTLRTLLAHEFFCTNDEIARLESVFAIKMESLESFLNRYVGQ
- a CDS encoding class I SAM-dependent methyltransferase, with amino-acid sequence MTDSQAINQAVANLYNTYPFPPDPLSDLEPPGYNWRWNWTSAYSFCTGMKPATQDIRILDAGCGTGSGTDYLIHLNPEAEVTAIDLSEKALEMAEERCNRSGVIAKHAKPVKFFNLKLEEATNLEGEFDFINCVGVLHHLPEPEKGIQALAKKLKPGGILHIFVYAELGRWEISLMQKAIALLQGDKRGDYRDGVKVGRDIFANLPQNNRILKQEKERWALENHRDEAFADMYVHPQEIDYNVETLFDLIDASGLDFVGFSNPKYWQLDRFLGESAELMSRAKNLSDRALYRLIELLDPNLTHYEFFLAKPPLEKEDWSRDQKLKAAIPECSPCMQGFPSQSFLDFEYQMVHLCDDEYQFMLACDKNSEQQISVGEILANCELDLAGVRSLFNRQLIILKRN